The window CTTTCTGGACAATCCTTGACGCCAACGTAACGACGTTAGCTGTTGCCGCTGTACTCTACCATTTCGGAACAGGTCCCATCAAGGGGTTCGCTGTTACGTTAGGAGTCGGTATCTTTGCCAGCATGTTTACCGCCATTGTTGTCACACGAGAAATTTACGGTTGGGTGCTTGGCGGTCGAAATGTCGAGAGGTTAAGTATCGGACGAGAGGTTATCAGAAACACAACGATCAGTTTTCTTAGCAGGAGCCGAATGGGATTTACTGTATCTGCAATCCTCATTATTATTGGTGTAGTTTCGCTCGTCCTCCATAATGGCCCAAATTTTGGAATTGATTTTCGGGGCGGCGTCAAGACCTACGCCAAATTTAACCGCCCGGTAACCCAACCAGAACTCTCTGCGAAACTGACAGAACTGGGCTACGAGCGTTTCAAAATCCAAGTGGATGCAGCAAAGCAGGAAGCCTCAATCGACATCGGCTATAGCACGGAATTTGAAAGCCAGAGAGTCGTTGTGCCGTTGATAGCTGATCCAGGCGACGCAACTGCAATGAGCATTCAGGTGAGTGCCACGCAGGAGAGGGTGCGTTTCCAACCCGGAGATGCGATTCAGTTAATCGAAGGAGACCATCGGTTAAGGAATGAGATTAGTGAAGTTATAGAAGGGGAGGACACCATTACCTTTGCGCTCGTGGACGAAATTGGAGCCGATCTGACGCAAGCAGCGCAAATACAGGTACAAGCGAGTGTCGGACAGATTCTCACCGGTGCGCTATTACAAGGAGATGGCGACTGGCAAGCGGTGCCACGTGCTGTGAGCGTGAATGAGGTGGGACCCAGTGTTGGCAAAGACCTTAAATGGGCGGCACTGTGGTCTGTTATCTGGTCGATTGTCATCCTGCTTTTTTATATCTCTTGGCGATTTGAATTTCGTTTCGCTATCGGTGCGATCGCTGCGTTGATTCACGATGTGTTGATTACACTCGGTGTCTTTTCGGTGTTCGTGAAGGAAATTAACCTACCGACAGTTGCTGCATTTCTCACAATCATCGGTTATTCCTTGAACGATACGATTGTTGTCTTTGATCGTATTCGTGAGAATAGTACGCTGCTCAAAGGCACCGACTTCGCTGAAGTTATCAACAGAAGTATCAATCAATCTTTGAGCCGTACGGTGGTGACCTCGTTGACAACGCTCTTCGTTGTTCTCGTTATCTTCCTTCAAACAGCTGCGGGGCAAGAGATTAATACCTTTGCACTGGCGTTGATCGTGGGTGTAATCGTCGGAACGTATTCATCTGTTTTCATCGCCAGTCCAATCATATATCTCTGGCACTTAAGAAGGCGAAATATAGAGGTTCAAGAAGTCCAAGAAAGTACTGCATAGTAGCTGATGTGTCCATCGGTGTTAGCCCGGGGGAATCTCCTCCGGGCTGCTACTTATAGCGCTAAACGCTAGTTGATAAACTAAGTATCAGAAACCGATGCAATAGTTGGGAATTGGAATTCCCTCCTACACAAAACACGTGGTAGGGGGTGGATCCTCCGAACCGCGACTTGCGTTACCCTTAAAATCTCTCCTGTTAAATCGTATGAACGTCACCTGGTGGGTGGTTTCAAGTGGGCTCATTCTGATTCTTGCCGTTTGCATCCTAACTGTCGTTGCCCGGCGGCGAAGATACCTGCATGCCCATAAACTGAGCAATAAGCACACTAAACCGACACCTCCCCTCACCCGTGAATTAGTCCATGAGATCCGCAATCCGCTCAACAGCGTTAACCTCAACCTCCAAATTTTAGAAGAAGACCTATCCGCTGAGAAACCGAGTTCCTCCAGCGATCTGCAGAAGCGTGTCCAGCGTATCCGTAGGGAAGTGGAACGGCTTGATCGAATATTAACCGATTTTCGTCGTTATGCAAATCTGCCGCCGTTGGCGTTTGAAACCTGTGATCTTGCTGTGCTTATCGAAGAGGTCTTGGACTTCAATGAACCAGAGGCACAAAGGCAGGACGTTCAGGTCAATCGTGAGATCCAAGCGCTGCCTCCGGTTCAACTCGATCAATCGCAGTTCAAGCAGGCATTACTTAATCTGATTATCAACGGGGTTCAGGCGATAGAACATGGCGGCACACTTACTGTTCGCGCAAAACCGTTAAATGAGGGCGTACAAATTGAGGTGGAAGATACAGGTCAAGGTATCGAGCCGGAGCAGTTTGACAAAATCTTTGATCTGTTCATCTCCACAAAAGAGGAGGGGACCGGAGTCGGTCTCACAATCGTAAAACAGATTATCGAAGGGCATGGTGGGCGTGTAAATGTGGAAAGCAATCCCGGCCAAGGCACAAAATTCTCCATTTGGTTACCCGTCAAGTAGAACGCTCATTCGTTCAAAAATTCATTAATCTCACTAATGAACCAATGAACTAACATATCAGGTGATGAGATGATCCCAAAAATCCTTGTTGTAGACGACGATTCGGGGAGCGTCGAGGCAGCCATTGAAGTGCTTGAGCGCGAAGGTTACGACCTCTTTGCAGCGTCAGGTGGACGCGAAGCATTGAATATCTTAGCCGCTGAAGATGTTGATGTCGTCATCACGGATGAAAAGATGCCTGATCTGAGTGGGATTGATCTGCTCAAGCACATAAAAGACAACGACCCTTATACACAAGTGGTTATCTTAACAGGCTACGGTTCGATCGACAGTGCGGTCGAAGCCACGAAGGCAGGGGCAGATGGCTACCTCGAAAAGCCGATACAGATTAACATCTTGCGCCAAACGGCGAAAAATGCGAT of the Candidatus Poribacteria bacterium genome contains:
- a CDS encoding ATP-binding protein; amino-acid sequence: MNVTWWVVSSGLILILAVCILTVVARRRRYLHAHKLSNKHTKPTPPLTRELVHEIRNPLNSVNLNLQILEEDLSAEKPSSSSDLQKRVQRIRREVERLDRILTDFRRYANLPPLAFETCDLAVLIEEVLDFNEPEAQRQDVQVNREIQALPPVQLDQSQFKQALLNLIINGVQAIEHGGTLTVRAKPLNEGVQIEVEDTGQGIEPEQFDKIFDLFISTKEEGTGVGLTIVKQIIEGHGGRVNVESNPGQGTKFSIWLPVK